One genomic window of Columba livia isolate bColLiv1 breed racing homer chromosome 9, bColLiv1.pat.W.v2, whole genome shotgun sequence includes the following:
- the MUC4 gene encoding mucin-4 isoform X5, translated as MVPPLRQWKGVCGSHRDSHPGGCSRLCPAVCAGVGTTSEGDTSPGGTFLLQQGGGMSVIGTPGWFFSLLCPHQPAVLPAKPGVTKKQPLAPAPAPAEPGSVSPVADSTSAELPLDLGMCQVFLVAAATQPEHPSVTDRITSVGNHGSGSLVQQVAARPLAPARSSGEQRGAPSMAALPTGTATQGSPQVGAGAGVSSLGAASHPTSVPLASTNARHGQLLSFTPTGQAVALATGSDSAGPATATLSPAPGVPTVMRTSKSPPKSSSAPKPAVEVFLDSISGESVLGTTDPMQEGTRAKLLLGAVSALRHAPPAPSLSPPVGHAPLTHPVPGIRASSSVADKLTDVNQLVELSSAVTAEGTPETAWTTVPSLPNDEHNTGLSPPSISKSSAEQHATSVLLFQEVTPGLEEATSPPFTATSISWDIGSPVKPAAASASPAAGLPRSPTHTATEGARIATSPSADPPSAASAKVTFSSATIGTSEATEPGIIALSSTSHNALQDPPMPHAQLPPALHPQLPAAVLGTGETHPPRPGAALGAAADELPGANAVTHPQATTLAPETPAMVMDVTAAEHVPTTSFAALGSADTELASIRSELSARATAANAALETKATPVRLSVGLSHHAAPNSPGDPFPGSLLLQTPSAGSGTTTAEAAAGRSPPTRPSMTATLSVTSTGGAKQDRSPQATPAPTSSLSRYGIRTRPAVSIVSNTPVNEEGMGPASAAGGNATTMLWENSVTPAAPKASPSRSQPGPTAGSASLGTGVTPGPTPASPLGAGPQRGAAPGTETWSLSTAPGMGMAVPGTPGVPRTTTASVALRGDVPPLLEGSPTAGMAPQVSPSSVPLKTAAGTSSLSVPTPLPVMGASGDPHPDGSTVGQVLGTVSPEVSTEEDPGASAAAVLGTSASGPASSRVIVTTGSSPEPPTHGTDGLNTSSLVDLLLLAPRHSRSAPSSTPDPSPSPAIASPHPSTMSKTPQPATPLLPKTTASQGSGGRSPPAGDGSTTQAALGSTLVENTRAGAMTGTTHTSDTAPETALMASPHTTASVAAWPSAAASDHSYRTAEPTVDMDMDVDKDMASPTLGNRVTGLLLGLPTPVAGLAEPGTSDATMVTRSAPGSKSPVAVAIMGTVSPTATELVTARFPGLTHSNTEPDVSMSPSVPENTHPVAVASSVAEDEPSAGVFSLSVGHINAWDTTAASQSGAGGTTTRGDSTSSERSAEGAAPSASTSNTHVPVYNAAGTSPATVPATSMSPSNTILPATSASGDTFVVTGTAAALPSATAEASSTSSALSPAVTRNKVGGGEQPVLSPAARSPSMETTTVSWDVLGPSPAFAVASSPLPSPRSPTWEPETASVGARSVGVTQGLAATWTHSEPAAGSTAPKSVTSPVMGQAASMSPPSTWMMLGVPAWGEKTAIAGGSTAGSTTAVTAGSTTAITAGRNTAIAAGSTTAMTAESTTAITAGRNIAIAGGSTMAIAASSTTAIAADSTEAIIPSGSSTAIPSGSSTAIPSGSSPTITSGSTRAITADSTRAISTGSTFDIAAGSSTGIATGTTAGSTEAITARSTRTIAAGSNVAITPSNDMAVTAGSTTAIAADSTEAITTAGSARAVTSDSTRAITADSTEAITSAGSARAVTAGSSTAITSDSTRAITSDSTRAITSDSTRAITADSTTAITAESTRAISAGSTMAVTSGSTRAITADSTRAISAGSTFDIAAGSSTGIATGTTAGSTEAITARSTRTIAAGSTVAITPSKDMGMTAGRTTVITAGSTTAITPSNAPAITAGSTMAVTAGSTTAITPSNAASISAGNTVAVTAGSTTAITPSNATAITAGNTVAVTAGSTMAITPSNAAAISAGSTVAVAPTATASPAEEVGGLLAPSTVALGRPPATISPATAPAFGTQRGPATEARTSVHTTTGHRNPTSEPQPTQGLLMPAASLYPFGMEEGDQECIQRTVDFNSPLFKPDIGFPFGKSLRDALYFTDNGQIVFPPTDNYVPSNPNPPPQGFRGQEGLPMVAVFWDDADFSQGVGTTWYQQEYSTLSSTRDPLVRDVEAKIEKYLKILYVAKWTLKVTWEKAPAYPSRLDDTRTNTYQAVLTTDGNRSFALLLYQDGRMQWDYTELAAGNVLMGFSSGDGYAQNNELSQEPRAVKYRPDQHSSTGTDVRGLWIYRLDNRSRVNYRLKCLTWLDTQPAPDTWNSKLPPCPCSGPQAELDPRYSRSRGPADASMRMLRTTSPSPAGAGVRCLYQDGSLLEGWQERVWSLPIHPGADEELEAFDWCCRRVGKPLFCARFAEKRPKVNCEGYMPPTPASAFGDPHITTLDGLNYTFNGLGDFVLLVASDAQTSFVLQGRTAQTGTARATGFVAFAAQYVSTTTATVEWTLGSQGDIQVLLNDETIWFSYSQDLGADVYYSPGVLLVNDSSITAIFDGAISISISAVSGILSMVCSLPDRYRNSTKGLLGVWDHDPADDFQMPNGTSIPVNSSEEEIYSYGLTWTVGEHSLFAQPLPSPLTNFTPIFLSQLRQENESLYQLAALQCHGSRECIYDALSTGDMALGLATQSLAANFQQKKMVLNAFPPVIIGDTSLTAFRAERVRRQYRAVGMGAHFIPHLSPDLNISESGTLTWEPHEMSPLTVNLEAVGSNNLSALLQLRFTLCSCSRSQECDYSNTVTLGGSSLQLAACRCEGGSSGPFCQDPADPCAQGCFPGVSCDLHAGCGPCPAGLTGDGRHCSDINECTQGTACPGNCTCTNTVGSYSCSCPDGEDLGCGSACGSQSCPEGYCSNGGRCHLHPITCTPTCTCPPAFTDQHCLVAGGDFWPLPSADLPRRSVRLQVRTLRNATAGEVNGTVSAILGSLEVKAFQSNTNVTQMTESDGFTFVVVSEFAYDSRGTVIQFLNKDLPGAVTSAFNRRRGRREVGTLLLFQRLHRDNITDLVKLTVAELRPYFPCGLYGYKGYQLHYVATTGFVCLSPCKMGYCQHGSHCQHLPEGPTCSCLPFSIFSPSGTRCEQLAISLSAFLGILVGALVLLCLLLTTACLASHLCRRHHHWNRGTKETFWRSRTFSSLTMARERTETPCSHSLERCWEPQLPAIDPSVQIRIQRAHLRPLNQPSQQP; from the exons ATGGTCCCCCCACTGCGGCAATGGAAGGGGGTGTGTGGGTCACACAGGGATTCTCACCCAGGGGGGTGCTCTCGGCTTTGTCCggctgtgtgtgctggggtGGGGACAACCTCCGAGGGCGACACGTCGCCTGGGGGcaccttcctcctgcagcagggTGGAGGGATGAGTGTGATAGGGACCccaggttggtttttttctctgctctgccctcaccaacctgctgtgctgccagcaaAACCTGGGGTGACGAAAAAGCAGCCCCTTGCCCCTGCGCCAGCCCCAGCAGAGCCGGGCAGCGTCTCCCCTGTGGCCGACAGCACCAGCGCTGAGCTGCCTCTGGACCTGGGCATGTGCCAGGTGTTCCTTGTCGCCGCAGCCACCCAACCGGAGCACCCCTCCGTCACCGACAGGATCACCTCGGTGGGCAACCATGGCTCAG GCAGCCTGGTGCAGCAGGTGGCGGCAAGACCACTGGCCCCAGCCAGGAGCagtggggagcagagggggGCTCCTAGCATGGCAGCTCTCCCTACAGGTACAGCTACACAAGGCAGCCCCCAGGtaggggcaggggctggggtcTCCTCTCTAGGTGCTGCCAGCCACCCTACCAGTGTCCCTCTGGCTTCCACCAATGCTCGACACGGGCAGCTTCTGTCCTTCACACCAACGGGACAGGCAGTGGCTCTTGCCACGGGCAGTGACAGTGCTGGGCCAGCCACAGCCACATTGTCACCAGCTCCAGGTGTCCCCACTGTAATGAGGACAAGCAAATCACCACCGAAAAGCAGCAGCGCTCCCAAGCCAGCTGTGGAAGTGTTTCTGGACAGCATTTCTGGAGAGTCAGTCCTGGGAACAACTGACCCTATGCAAGAGGGAACTAGGGCCAAGCTGCTGTTGGGTGCTGTCAGTGCACTGAGACATGCTCCCCCAGCACCAAGTCTGTCCCCACCAGTGGGACATGCCCCGCTTACTCATCCAGTGCCAGGAATACGAGCATCTTCCTCAGTCGCTGACAAATTGACTGATGTCAACCAGCTAGTGGAGCTGAGCAGTGCTGTCACTGCAGAAGGGACACCAGAGACAGCATGGACCACGGTACCATCACTGCCCAATGACGAGCACAACACAGGGCTGTCACCTCCCAGCATCAGCAAGAGTTCTGCTGAGCAACATGCAACCTCTGTGCTCCTGTTCCAGGAGGTCACACCAGGGTTGGAGGAGGCCACCTCACCTCCATTCACAGCAACCAGCATCTCCTGGGACATTGGCAGCCCTGTGAagccagcagcagcctcagccAGCCCTGCCGCTGGCCTCCCCAGGAGTCCCACACACACAGCCACAGAGGGAGCCAGGATAGCAACTTCACCTTCCGCAGACCCTCCAAGTGCAGCATCAGCGAAGGTCACCTTTTCTTCTGCCACCATTGGCACCAGTGAAGCTACAGAGCCAGGAATAATTGCCTTATCCAGCACCAGCCACAATGCCTTGCAGGATCCCCCTATGCCCCATgcccagctgcctccagcccttcatccccagctccctgctgctgtgctgggcacagGAGAGACGcatcccccccgccccggtgcAGCCCTTGGTGCTGCTGCAGATGAGCTGCCTGGAGCCAATGCTGTCACCCACCCTCAGGCCACCACACTAGCTCCAGAAACACCAGCTATGGTGATGGATGTCACCGCTGCAGAGCATGTCCCTACCACGTCATTTGCAGCTCTGGGAAGTGCAGACACTGAGCTGGCGTCCATCAGGAGTGAGCTCAGTGCCAGAGCCACAGCAGCCAATGCTGCCCTGGAGACCAAGGCCACCCCAGTGAGGCTCAGCGTGGGGCTGTCCCACCACGCAGCTCCCAACAGTCCTGGTGATCCCTTTCCAGGGTCTCTGCTCCTCCAAACCCCCTCAGCAGGCTCTGGGACCAccacagcagaggcagctgcaggcagatcCCCTCCAACCAGACCCAGCATGACCGCGACCTTGTCTGTCACAAGCACTGGtggagcaaagcaagacaggtCCCCTCAAGCCACTCCTGCACCAACATCTTCCCTCAGTAGGTATGGCATCAGGACCAGGCCAGCTGTCTCCATCGTTAGCAACACTCCAGTTAATGAAGAAGGGATGGGACCAGCATCAGCAGCTGGTGGCAATGCCACCACAATGCTGTGGGAAAACAGTGTCACCCCGGCAGCACCTAAAGCATCTCCCAGCCGCAGCCAGCCTGGTCCCActgcaggctcagcatccctggGAACTGGTGTCACCCCTGGACCTACACCAGCCTCACCACTCGGTGCTGGACCCCAACGTGGGGCAGCTCCAGGGACAGAGACGTGGTCACTCAGCACTGCACCAGGCATGGGCATGGCTGTACCAGGCACCCCAGGGGTACCCAGAACAACCACTGCCTCTGTGGCATTGCGAGGAGATGTGCCCCCTCTCCTGGAAGGCAGTCCCACTGCAGGGATGGCTCCGCAGGTGTCCCCATCCAGTGTCCCCCTGAAGACGGCAGCAGGAACGTCCTCACTGTCAGTGCCTACTCCACTGCCAGTGATGGGTGCTTCAGGCGACCCCCACCCTGATGGCAGCACTGTGGGGCAAGTGCTGGGGACGGTGTCCCCAGAGGTGAGCACAGAGGAGGACCCAGGTGCTAGTGCAGCTGCTGTCCTGGGGACCAGTGCATCAGGGCCAGCTTCCAGCCGTGTGATTGTCACCACTGGGTCATCGCCAGAGCCTCCCACCCATGGCACAGATGGTCTCAATACCAGTTCCCTGGTGGATCTGCTTCTCCTGGCTCCCCGGCACAGTCGCTCAGCCCCATCATCCACACCTGACCCCAGCCCATCACCAGCCATAGCcagcccccaccccagcaccatGAGCAAGACACCTCAGCCAGCGACACCACTGCTCCCCAAAACCACGGCCTCACAGGGGAGTGGGGGCAGGTCTCCACCGGCAGGAGATGGCAGCACCACACAGGCAGCTCTGGGCTCAACTCTGGTTGAAAACACAAGGGCAGGTGCCATGACAGGTACCACCCACACCAGTGACACTGCTCCAGAGACAGCCCTAATGGCGTCACCCCACACCACAGCGAGCGTCGCTGCTTGGCCAAGTGCAGCTGCTTCAGACCACAGTTACCGCACTGCTGAGCCCACTGTGGACATGGACATGGATGTGGACAAGGACATGGCTTCTCCCACCCTGGGGAACAGGGTtacagggctgctcctggggtTGCCCACCCCTGTGGCTGGGCTTGCTGAGCCAGGCACCAGCGATGCCACCATGGTGACACGCTCTGCTCCGGGTAGCAAAAGCCCTGTGGCAGTGGCCATCATGGGCACAGTGTCACCCACAGCTACAGAGCTAGTTACAGCACGTTTCCCTGGCCTCACTCACAGCAACACTGAGCCAGACGTGAGCATGTCCCCTTCTGTCCCTGAGAACACTCACCCAGTGGCGGTGGCGTCATCTGTCGCTGAAGACGAGCCCTCAGCTGGGGTCTTCTCGCTGTCTGTTGGCCACATAAATGCATGGGATACTACAGCTGCATCCCAGTCAGGTGCTGGGGGTACAACCACCCGAGGAGACAGCACCTCCTCTGAAAGAAGTGCTGAGGGTGCAGCACCCTCAGCCAGCACCAGCAACACCCATGTGCCTGTCTACAATGCTGCTGGCACAAGCCCAGCTACCGTGCCAGCTACTAGCATGTCCCCCAGCAACACCATCCTGCCAGCCACCTCTGCCAGTGGGGACACCTTCGTGGTGACTGGGACCGCCGCAGCCCTGCCGTCTGCCACAGCGGaggccagcagcaccagcagtgcCCTGTCCCCGGCTGTCACACGCAACAAGGTAGGTGGAGGCGAGCAACCTGTCCTATCCCCAGCAGCACGTTCCCCCAGCATGGAGACAACCACTGTGTCTTGGGATGTCCTTGGTCCCAGCCCTGCCTTCGCAGTGGCCAGTTCACCCCTGCCCAGCCCACGCAGCCCAACATGGGAGCCAGAAACAGCCAGTGTGGGCGCACGCAGTGTTGGTGTGACACAGGGGCTGGCAGCCACATGGACCCACTCTgagccagcagcaggcagcactgCTCCCAAGTCTGTCACCAGCCCTGTCATGGGACAGGCAGCAAGCATGTCCCCTCCCAGCACGTGGATGATGCTGGGGGTACCTGCCTGGGGGGAGAAAACAGCCATTGCTGGAGGCAGCACTGCAGGCAGCACCACTGCTGTCACTGCAGGCAGCACCACTGCCATCACTGCAGGCAGAAATACAGCTATTGCTGCAGGTAGCACTACGGCCATGACTGCAGAGAGCACCACGGCCATCACTGCAGGCAGAAATATAGCCATTGCTGGGGGTAGCACCATGGCCATCgctgccagcagcaccacagCCATTGCTGCAGACAGTACTGAAGCCATCATCCCTTCAGGCAGCAGTACAGCCATCCCTTCAGGCAGCAGTACAGCCATCCCTTCAGGCAGCAGTCCAACCATCACTTCAGGCAGCACCAGAGCCATCACCGCAGACAGCACCAGAGCCATCAGTACAGGCAGCACTTTTGACATCGCTGCAGGCAGCAGTACAGGCATCGCTACAGGCACCACTGCAGGTAGCACTGAAGCCATCACTGCACGCAGCACCAGAACCATTGCTGCAGGCAGCAATGTGGCCATCACACCGAGCAACGACATGGCTGTGACTGCAGGCAGCACCACGGCCATTGCTGCAGACAGCACTGAAGCCATCACCACTGCAGGCAGCGCTAGAGCCGTCACTTCAGACAGCACCAGAGCCATCACTGCAGACAGCACTGAAGCCATCACCAGTGCAGGCAGCGCTAGAGCTGTCACTGCAGGCAGCAGTACAGCCATCACTTCAGACAGCACCAGAGCCATCACTTCAGACAGCACCAGAGCCATCACTTCAGACAGCACCAGAGCGATCACTGCAGACAGCACCACAGCCATCACTGCAGAGAGCACCAGAGCCATCAGTGCAGGCAGCACCATGGCTGTCACTTCAGGCAGCACCAGAGCCATCACTGCAGACAGCACCAGAGCCATCAGTGCAGGCAGCACTTTTGACATCGCTGCAGGCAGCAGTACAGGCATCGCTACAGGCACCACTGCAGGTAGCACTGAAGCCATCACTGCACGCAGCACCAGAACCAttgctgcaggcagcactgtGGCCATCACACCAAGCAAGGACATGGGCATGACTGCAGGCAGAACCACGGTCATCACTGCAGGCAGCACCACGGCCATCACACCAAGCAATGCCCCTGCCATCACTGCAGGCAGCACCATGGCTGTCACTGCAGGCAGCACCACAGCCATCACACCAAGCAATGCCGCGTCCATCAGTGCAGGCAACACCGTGGCTGTCACTGCAGGCAGCACCACGGCCATCACACCAAGCAATGCCACAGCCATCACTGCAGGCAACACCGTGGCTGTCACTGCAGGCAGCACCATGGCCATCACACCAAGCAATGCCGCGGCCATCAGTGCAGGCAGCACCGTGGCTGTTGCACCCACAGCCACAGCGAGCCCAGCCGAGGAGGTGGGAGGTCTCCTGGCCCCATCCACTGTGGCACTGGGGAGACCACCAGCCACCATCAGTCCTGCCACTGCCCCTGCCTTTGGGACACAGAGGGGACCGGCTACAGAAGCAAGAACATCTGTCCACACCACCACTGGCCACAGAAATCCCACCTCTGAGCCCCAACCCACCCAAGGGCTTCTCA TGCCAGCAGCCTCACTCTACCCTTTCGGCATGGAGGAAGGGGACCAAGAGTGCATCCAGAGGACAGTGGATTTTAACTCCCCTCTATTCAAGCCAGACATCGGGTTCCCCTTTGGGAAGTCACTGCGGGATGCTCTTTAC TTTACAGATAACGGACAGATCGTTTTCCCACCCACGGACAACTATGTCCCCTCCAACCCCAACCCACCTCCCCAGGGCTTCAGAGGCCAGGAGGGTTTGCCGATGGTGGCCGTCTTTTGGGACGATGCGGATTTCTCCCAGGGTGTCGGCACCACCTGGTACCAG CAGGAGTACTCCACACTCAGCTCTACCCGAGACCCCCTTGTCCGTGACGTGGAAGCAAAGATTGAGAAATACCTGAAAATCCTCTACGTAGCAAAATGGACCTTGAAGGTGACATGGGAGAAGGCTCCAGCATACCCCTCCCGGCTGGATGACACACGG ACAAACACCTACCAGGCAGTCCTCACAACGGATGGGAACCGCTCTTTTGCCCTGCTGCTGTACCAGGACGGCAGGATGCAGTGGGACTACACGGAGCTGGCTGCAGGCAACGTGCTGATGGGCTTCTCCAG TGGCGATGGCTATGCCCAAAATAATGAGCTGAGTCAAGAGCCACGAGCTGTCAAGTACCGACCCgaccagcacagcagcaccgGCACTG ATGTGCGTGGGCTGTGGATATACAGGCTGGACAATCGTTCCCGGGTGAACTACAGGCTGAAGTGCCTGACATGGCTGGACACACAGCCGGCACCAGACACATGGAACAGCAAGctgccaccctgtccctgctccgggccacaggcagagctggaccCTCGCTACAGCCGGAGCAGAG GCCCAGCAGATGCCTCCATGAGGATGCTGCGCACCAcgtcccccagcccagccggAGCCGGAGTGCGATGTCTGTACCAAGATGGGAGCTTGCTGGAAGGCTGGCAGGAGAGAGTCTGGAGCCTCCCCATCCACCCCGGGGCTG ATGAGGAGCTGGAGGCGTTCGACTGGTGCTGCCGGCGCGTGGGGAAGCCCCTCTTCTGTGCCAGGTTTGCCGAGAAGAGACCAAAGGTCAACTGTGAGGGCTACATGCCACCCACCCCTG CCAGTGCTTTTGGAGATCCACACATCACCACCCTGGATGGGCTCAACTACACTTTCAACGGGCTTGGGGACTTTGTCCTGCTGGTGGCCAGTGACGCTCAGACAAGCTTTGTGCTGCAAGGGCGCACAGCCCAGACTGGCACAGCCCGGGCCACCGGCTTCGTGGCCTTCGCTGCCCAGTACGTCTCCACCACCACTGCAACA GTTGAGTGGACCTTGGGGAGTCAGGGTGACATCCAAGTCCTCCTGAATGATGAAACCATCTGGTTTTCCTACTCCCAAG ACCTGGGTGCCGATGTGTACTACAGCCCTGGTGTCCTGCTGGTCAATGACTCCTCCATCACAGCCATCTTTGATGGGGCCATCAGCATCTCCATCTCAGCAGTCTCTGGGATCCTCAGCATGGTCTGCAGTCTGCCTGATCGGTACCGCAACAGCACCAAGGGCCTCCTGG GTGTGTGGGACCATGACCCCGCAGATGACTTCCAGATGCCAAATGGTACCTCCATCCCCGTGAACAGCAGCGAGGAGGAGATCTACAGCTACGGGCTGACCT GGACTGTTGGAGAGCACAGCCTGTTTGCTCAGCCTCTGCCCTCACCGCTAACAAACTTCACACCCATCTTCTTGTCCCAGCTGCGGCAGGAGAACGAAAGCCTGTACCAGCTGGCAGCCTTGCAGTGCCATGGTAGCAGGGAGTGCATCTATGATGCGCTGAGCACAGGGGACATGGCACTGGGCCTGGCCACCCAGAGCCTCGCTGCCAATTTCCAGCAGAAGAAGATGGTACTCA ATGCCTTCCCTCCTGTCATCATCGGTGACACTTCACTCACAGCCTTCAGGGCAGAAAGGGTCAGGAGGCAGTACCGTGCCGTGGGGATGGGTGCGCACTTCATCCCCCACCTCTCTCCAGATCTCAACATATCAG AGAGTGGCACCTTGACATGGGAGCCCCACGAGATGTCCCCGCTTACCGTCAACCTGGAAGCTGTTGGGTCCAACAACCTCTCTGCCCTTCTCCAGCTCCGCTTCACcctttgcagctgcagcaggagccaggagTGTGACTACAGCAACACCGTCACCCTCGGGGGGTCCTCCCTGCAG CTGGCAGCCTGCAGGTGTGAGGGCGGCTCCTCGGGTCCCTTCTGCCAGGACCCAGCAGACCCCTGTGCCCAGGGATGCTTCCCTGGTGTGAGCTGCGACTTGCACGCTGGATGTGGACCCTGCCCAGCCGGCCTGACCGGTGACGGACGGCACTGCTCAG ATATCAATGAGTGCACGCAGGGGACGGCATGCCCAGGGAACTGCACCTGCACCAACACGGTGGGCAGCtactcctgctcctgccccgaTG GTGAGGATCTGGGCTGTGGCTCAGCCTGTGGGTCCCAATCCTGTCCCGAGGGCTACTGCAGCAACGGGGGACGCTGCCACTTGCACCCCATCACCTGCACCCCCACCTGCACCTGCCCCCCAGCCTTCACCGACCAGCACTGCCTGGTGGCAGGGGGGGATTTTTGGCCGCTGCCCAGTGCAG ATCTCCCCCGGAGAAGTGTCCGGCTGCAGGTCAGAACGCTGCGAAATGCCACTGCTGGGGAAGTCAACGGCACC GTCTCAGCCATCCTGGGCTCCCTGGAGGTAAAGGCTTTCCAGAGCAACACCAACGTCACCCAGAT GACAGAGAGTGATGGCTTCACCTTCGTGGTGGTGTCAGAGTTTGCCTATGACAGCCGCGGCACTGTCATCCAGTTCCTGAACAAGGACCTGCCGGGGGCCGTCACCAGTGCTTTCAACAGGCGGCGAGGGCGGCGGGAGGTGGGCACACTCCTCCTCTTCCAGCGTCTGCACCGGGACAACATCACCGACCTGGTGAAGC TGACAGTGGCTGAGCTGAGGCCATATTTCCCCTGCGGTCTGTATGGCTACAAAGGCTACCAGCTCCACTACGTGGCAACCACTGGCTTTGTCTGCCTCTCCCCTTGCAAGATGGGCTATTGCCAGCATGGTAGCCACTGTCAGCACCTTCCTGAGGGACCCACATGCAG CTGCCTCCCCTTCTCCATCTTCTCCCCGTCTGGTACCCGGTGCGAGCAACTGGCCATCAGCCTCTCCGCCTTCCTCGGCATCTTGGTGGGAGCCCTGGTCCTGCTCTGTCTCCTCCTCACCACCGCCTGCCTGGCCTCACACCTCTGCCGCCGGCACCACCACTGGAACCGGGG GACCAAGGAGACCTTCTGGAGGTCACGGACCTTCTCTT ctctgaCGATGGCAAGAGAGCGGACAGAGACCCCATGCTCCCACTCCCTGGAAAGGTGTTGGGAACCACAGCTGCCAGCCATTGACCCTTCAGTCCAG ATAAGGATCCAGAGAGCCCACCTCAGGCCCCTGAACCAGCCCTCCCAGCAGCCCTAG